A stretch of Rhea pennata isolate bPtePen1 chromosome 18, bPtePen1.pri, whole genome shotgun sequence DNA encodes these proteins:
- the ASB6 gene encoding ankyrin repeat and SOCS box protein 6 isoform X1 → MPFLHGFRRIIFEYQPLVDEILGLLAIPDTERQSTLESAASLGSERSRLSAVRRVLERETHSPFYQEGVSYALLKVTELGFVPAAEILLEFGADLSFEDPVTYYTPLHIAVLRNQPDMVELLVHHGADINRRDRIHESSPLDLASEEPERMPCLQRLLQLGADVNAADKNADCDCSITGKTALLHALASSDGVQIHNTDSIRLLLEGGADVRATTKDGDTVFTYIIFLLGEMVCSNTEEAQVISRFCFRVTQLLLAHGADPSECPAPESLTHLCFKSFKRHFLLLRFLLESGAAYNCSLHGPSCWSGFHIVFECLCSHLSVSEDDSFSTDLIQKGQILLELMMASSQAIQLPTNFEVNTSSCRYHGEKIRTLFCSLKQLEHSPQGLKHLCRVFIRQRLKPWPVDVKIKALPLPDRLKWYLLIDHAAVEHEDL, encoded by the exons ATGCCTTTCTTGCATGGCTTCCGCAGAATCATCTTCGAGTATCAGCCCCTGGTAGATGAGATCTTGGGGCTACTGGCAATACCAGatacagaaagacagagcaCTCTCGAGAG CGCTGCCTCTCTGGGCAGTGAGAGGAGCCGGCTGTCTGCTGTGAGACGAGTCTTGGAGAGGGAGACGCACTCCCCTTTTTATCAGGAAGGTGTGAGCTATGCCCTGCTGAAGGTCACCGAGCTGGGCTTTGTCCCCGCAGCAGAAATCCTCCTGGAGTTCGGGGCTGACCTCAGCTTTGAAG ATCCAGTCACCTACTACACCCCTCTGCACATCGCAGTGCTCCGCAACCAGCCAGATATGGTGGAGCTCCTGGTGCACCATGGGGCTGACATCAACCGTAGAGACCGG ATTCATGAGAGCAGTCCTCTCGATCTGGCCAGTGAGGAGCCTGAGCGGATGCCCTGCCTCCAGCGTCTCCTTCAGCTGGGGGCCGATGTCAATGCAGCAGACAAAAACG CTGACTGTGACTGCTCCATCACAGGAAAGACAGCATTGTTGCACGCCCTGGCTAGCAGTGATGGTGTCCAGATCCACAACACTGACAGCATCCGTCTCCTGTTGGAAGGAG GTGCGGATGTCAGGGCCACCACCAAAGATGGTGACACTGTCTTCACCTACATCATCTTCCTGCTGGGAGAGATGGTGTGCAGCAACACAGAGGAGGCGCAGGTGATCAGTCGCTTCTGCTTTCGTGTcacccagctgctgctggcccatGGTGCTGACCCCAGTGAGTGCCCGGCCCCCGAGTCCCTCACCCACCTCTGCTTCAAAAGCTTCAAGCGCCACTTCCTGCTGCTGCGTTTCCTGCTGGAGTCGGGCGCTGCATACAACTGCTCCCTTCACGGCCCCTCGTGCTGGTCAGGCTTCCACATTGTCTTTGAGTGCCTCTGCTCTCACCTCAGTGTCTCTGAAGATGACAGCTTCTCCACAGACCTCATCCAGAAGGGTCAGATTCTGCTAGAGCTCATGATGGCTAGTTCACAAGCCATTCAGCTGCCCACCAACTTTGAGGTCAACACCAGCAGCTGCAGGTACCATGGGGAGAAGATCAGGactcttttctgctctttgaagCAACTGGAGCATTCCCCACAGGGGCTGAAACATCTCTGCCGGGTGTTTATCCGACAGCGCCTTAAACCATGGCCGGTGGATGTCAAAATCAAGGCCCTACCTCTTCCAGACAGGCTAAAGTGGTACCTTCTCATTGACCATGCTGCTGTTGAGCATGAGGACCTCTGA
- the NTMT1 gene encoding N-terminal Xaa-Pro-Lys N-methyltransferase 1: MTSEVVENEFEFYSKAEKYWKDVPATVDGMLGGYGHISSIDINSSRKFLQRFLRDGPNRTGTTCALDCGAGIGRITKRLLLPLFKTVDMVDVTEDFLTKARSYLGEEGRRVRNYFCCGLQDFSPEPNSYDVIWIQWVIGHLTDNHLSDFLKRCRAGLRPNGIVVIKDNMAQEGVIMDDVDSSVCRDLDVVRKIIRRAGLHLLAEERQENFPDEIYHVYTFAMR; this comes from the exons ATGACAAGTGAGGTGGTGGAGAATGAGTTTGAGTTTTACTCCAAGGCGGAGAAGTACTGGAAGGACGTGCCTGCCACAGTGGATGGCATGTTGGGGGGCTACGGCCATATCTCCAGCATTGACATCAACAGCTCCAGGAAGTTCTTGCAGAGATTTCTACGG GATGGTCCCAACCGGACTGGAACAACGTGTGCTCTGGACTGCGGGGCGGGCATCGGTCGGATCACCaagcggctgctgctgcccctcttCAAGACTGTGGACATGGTGGACGTGACAGAGGACTTCCTCACTAAGGCCAGGAGCTAcctgggagaggagggcagGCGGGTGCGAAACTATTTCTGCTGTGGCCTCCAGGACTTCAGCCCCGAACCCAACTCCTATGATGTCATCTGGATCCAGTGGGTCATTG GACACCTCACTGACAACCACCTCTCCGACTTTCTGAAGAGGTGTCGCGCTGGCCTGCGGCCCAATGGCATTGTGGTCATCAAGGACAACATGGCTCAGGAGGGGGTGATCATGGACGATGTGGACAGCAGCGTCTGCCGAGACCTGGATGTGGTGCGTAAGATCATCCGCCGAGCTGGGCTACACCTCCTGGCTGAGGAGCGCCAGGAGAACTTTCCTGATGAGATCTACCATGTCTACACCTTTGCCATGAGATGA
- the ASB6 gene encoding ankyrin repeat and SOCS box protein 6 isoform X2 — protein MPFLHGFRRIIFEYQPLVDEILGLLAIPDTERQSTLESAASLGSERSRLSAVRRVLERETHSPFYQEGVSYALLKVTELGFVPAAEILLEFGADLSFEDPVTYYTPLHIAVLRNQPDMVELLVHHGADINRRDRIHESSPLDLASEEPERMPCLQRLLQLGADVNAADKNGKTALLHALASSDGVQIHNTDSIRLLLEGGADVRATTKDGDTVFTYIIFLLGEMVCSNTEEAQVISRFCFRVTQLLLAHGADPSECPAPESLTHLCFKSFKRHFLLLRFLLESGAAYNCSLHGPSCWSGFHIVFECLCSHLSVSEDDSFSTDLIQKGQILLELMMASSQAIQLPTNFEVNTSSCRYHGEKIRTLFCSLKQLEHSPQGLKHLCRVFIRQRLKPWPVDVKIKALPLPDRLKWYLLIDHAAVEHEDL, from the exons ATGCCTTTCTTGCATGGCTTCCGCAGAATCATCTTCGAGTATCAGCCCCTGGTAGATGAGATCTTGGGGCTACTGGCAATACCAGatacagaaagacagagcaCTCTCGAGAG CGCTGCCTCTCTGGGCAGTGAGAGGAGCCGGCTGTCTGCTGTGAGACGAGTCTTGGAGAGGGAGACGCACTCCCCTTTTTATCAGGAAGGTGTGAGCTATGCCCTGCTGAAGGTCACCGAGCTGGGCTTTGTCCCCGCAGCAGAAATCCTCCTGGAGTTCGGGGCTGACCTCAGCTTTGAAG ATCCAGTCACCTACTACACCCCTCTGCACATCGCAGTGCTCCGCAACCAGCCAGATATGGTGGAGCTCCTGGTGCACCATGGGGCTGACATCAACCGTAGAGACCGG ATTCATGAGAGCAGTCCTCTCGATCTGGCCAGTGAGGAGCCTGAGCGGATGCCCTGCCTCCAGCGTCTCCTTCAGCTGGGGGCCGATGTCAATGCAGCAGACAAAAACG GAAAGACAGCATTGTTGCACGCCCTGGCTAGCAGTGATGGTGTCCAGATCCACAACACTGACAGCATCCGTCTCCTGTTGGAAGGAG GTGCGGATGTCAGGGCCACCACCAAAGATGGTGACACTGTCTTCACCTACATCATCTTCCTGCTGGGAGAGATGGTGTGCAGCAACACAGAGGAGGCGCAGGTGATCAGTCGCTTCTGCTTTCGTGTcacccagctgctgctggcccatGGTGCTGACCCCAGTGAGTGCCCGGCCCCCGAGTCCCTCACCCACCTCTGCTTCAAAAGCTTCAAGCGCCACTTCCTGCTGCTGCGTTTCCTGCTGGAGTCGGGCGCTGCATACAACTGCTCCCTTCACGGCCCCTCGTGCTGGTCAGGCTTCCACATTGTCTTTGAGTGCCTCTGCTCTCACCTCAGTGTCTCTGAAGATGACAGCTTCTCCACAGACCTCATCCAGAAGGGTCAGATTCTGCTAGAGCTCATGATGGCTAGTTCACAAGCCATTCAGCTGCCCACCAACTTTGAGGTCAACACCAGCAGCTGCAGGTACCATGGGGAGAAGATCAGGactcttttctgctctttgaagCAACTGGAGCATTCCCCACAGGGGCTGAAACATCTCTGCCGGGTGTTTATCCGACAGCGCCTTAAACCATGGCCGGTGGATGTCAAAATCAAGGCCCTACCTCTTCCAGACAGGCTAAAGTGGTACCTTCTCATTGACCATGCTGCTGTTGAGCATGAGGACCTCTGA